One Candidatus Glassbacteria bacterium DNA segment encodes these proteins:
- a CDS encoding DUF5060 domain-containing protein produces the protein MTTLTRIFITALMLFLPVSCRVTSPPVELTVGRNGVAELAVHYSAPLANPFADIEATASFSHPQSGRSALVDGFYDGDSTWRFRFAPDEEGVWTAELSLVRDGKTVVHNRVGIECEGADQHRSAGFVRRSEQNPYRLAFEDGTPFYPVGIQPCGAAGAGLDGPLRGEGNWRTLPMDQYLDEMQGAANLFRIQLGQGTRKGCAREIMTDELGFYRYDLEVCRLLDETYRLLDARGFATILIAFQDMSLWGPDTTVFGPSKTMEGWKDRSNRELMAAIKHYLRYIVARYAVYTDIWEIFNEDVYTPDEWLEEVAGFVRERDPYDHLLTTSYERPYAEWCELVTPHLYVRVPANETGFILERQFARHKGWGKPVLYTEFGNKGTISNRDPDKWRVAVWTSFMYESAVTFWSMGGIVTLPHTDAGNANAYLGREARGYFRNFHAFSRDLPADMRPAMSGYEQGDGVARYALSNGTTGVLYLHHYAGYDTATSCGIYFWSWPGTFEIRWFDPSAGTWGGTDTVESRGNALVFGSPEFSEDLAALITRID, from the coding sequence ATGACCACCTTGACCCGGATATTTATCACCGCCCTTATGCTCTTCCTGCCTGTTTCATGCCGAGTAACCTCGCCCCCGGTCGAGCTGACGGTCGGCCGCAACGGCGTGGCCGAACTGGCGGTCCACTACTCCGCGCCGCTCGCTAACCCGTTCGCCGATATCGAAGCAACCGCCTCGTTCAGCCATCCGCAATCGGGCCGCAGCGCGCTGGTGGACGGGTTCTATGATGGCGACTCCACCTGGCGCTTCCGTTTCGCCCCGGATGAGGAGGGTGTCTGGACCGCCGAGCTGAGTCTGGTCCGTGACGGCAAAACAGTGGTCCACAACCGCGTGGGAATCGAGTGCGAGGGCGCGGACCAGCACCGCTCGGCCGGGTTCGTCCGTCGCAGCGAGCAGAACCCTTACCGGCTGGCGTTCGAGGACGGCACGCCGTTCTACCCGGTCGGAATCCAGCCCTGCGGCGCGGCGGGCGCGGGTCTGGATGGCCCTCTACGCGGCGAGGGCAACTGGCGCACCCTGCCGATGGACCAGTATCTGGACGAGATGCAGGGGGCGGCCAACCTGTTCCGTATCCAACTGGGGCAGGGCACGCGCAAGGGCTGCGCCCGCGAGATCATGACCGACGAGCTGGGGTTCTACCGCTACGACCTGGAGGTCTGCCGCCTGCTGGACGAGACCTACCGCCTGCTGGATGCGCGCGGGTTCGCCACGATCCTGATCGCGTTCCAGGACATGAGCCTGTGGGGACCCGACACCACCGTATTCGGACCCAGCAAGACCATGGAAGGCTGGAAAGACCGCTCGAACCGGGAGCTGATGGCGGCGATAAAACATTACCTCCGCTACATTGTTGCCCGTTACGCCGTTTATACGGATATCTGGGAGATATTCAACGAGGACGTTTACACGCCCGACGAGTGGCTGGAGGAGGTTGCCGGTTTCGTGCGTGAGCGGGACCCCTACGATCACCTGCTGACCACCAGCTACGAGCGCCCCTACGCCGAGTGGTGCGAGCTGGTTACGCCACACCTTTACGTCCGGGTCCCGGCCAACGAAACGGGCTTTATTCTGGAACGCCAGTTCGCCCGCCATAAAGGCTGGGGCAAACCAGTCCTGTATACTGAATTCGGCAACAAGGGGACGATTTCCAACCGCGACCCGGACAAGTGGCGTGTGGCTGTCTGGACCTCTTTCATGTACGAGAGCGCGGTAACGTTCTGGAGCATGGGCGGAATAGTCACCCTGCCCCACACAGACGCCGGCAACGCGAACGCGTACCTGGGCCGGGAGGCGCGGGGCTACTTCCGTAATTTCCATGCCTTCTCCAGAGACCTTCCCGCGGACATGCGCCCTGCGATGAGCGGTTACGAACAGGGCGATGGCGTGGCGCGTTACGCTCTGTCAAACGGCACGACCGGCGTACTGTACCTTCACCACTACGCGGGCTATGACACCGCCACGAGTTGCGGCATTTACTTCTGGAGCTGGCCCGGCACTTTCGAAATACGCTGGTTCGACCCCTCGGCCGGAACATGGGGCGGAACCGATACGGTCGAAAGCCGGGGCAACGCGCTGGTGTTCGGCTCACCGGAATTTAGCGAGGACCTGGCCGCGCTGATAACCAGGATCGACTGA
- a CDS encoding acyltransferase has product MKPLRAAAVQFEHAPGDKDANLDKIRRFTAKAAKRGADLVVFPECCITGYYFLRHLSRRELTELAEPVPAGPSTRELARLAAKHNMAVGAGLVELANDGRLYNSWVIALPDGQVHSHRKLHCFVSEHMDSGDEFTVFDTPSGWRLGVLTCYDNNIVENVRATALLGATVILAPHQTGGVRSPDPHTMGLIDRALWDNRQQNPAEIEAELRGDKGRGWLMRWLPSRAHDNGVFYVFANGVGVDDDEVRTGNAMILDTYGRVLAETWKAGDEMVSAELDPVLLERNTGKRWILTRRPELYGSLAESTGRERPTREVRFDGEGV; this is encoded by the coding sequence ATGAAACCTCTCCGCGCCGCCGCTGTCCAGTTCGAGCACGCTCCAGGCGACAAGGACGCCAACCTGGATAAAATCCGCCGGTTCACCGCCAAGGCCGCAAAGCGCGGGGCCGATCTGGTGGTCTTCCCCGAATGCTGTATCACCGGCTACTATTTCCTGCGCCACCTCTCGCGCCGGGAGCTGACCGAACTGGCCGAGCCGGTCCCGGCGGGGCCATCCACGCGCGAACTGGCGCGCCTGGCCGCAAAGCACAACATGGCTGTCGGGGCGGGGCTGGTGGAACTGGCCAACGACGGCCGGCTGTACAACAGCTGGGTAATCGCCCTGCCCGATGGACAGGTCCACAGTCACCGCAAGCTGCACTGTTTCGTGAGCGAGCACATGGACAGCGGCGATGAGTTCACCGTGTTCGACACTCCCTCGGGCTGGCGGCTGGGCGTGCTGACCTGTTACGACAATAACATCGTCGAAAATGTCCGGGCCACCGCGCTGCTGGGCGCAACCGTGATCCTGGCCCCCCACCAGACCGGCGGCGTGCGCTCGCCCGATCCGCACACGATGGGCCTGATCGACCGCGCGTTATGGGACAACCGCCAGCAGAACCCGGCGGAGATCGAAGCCGAACTGCGAGGCGACAAGGGCCGGGGCTGGCTGATGAGGTGGCTGCCCTCGCGCGCTCACGACAACGGCGTGTTCTACGTGTTCGCCAACGGCGTGGGCGTGGACGACGACGAGGTCCGCACGGGCAACGCGATGATCCTCGATACCTACGGCCGCGTGCTGGCCGAGACTTGGAAAGCCGGCGACGAGATGGTGAGCGCCGAGCTGGACCCGGTGCTGCTGGAGCGCAACACCGGCAAGCGCTGGATACTCACCCGGCGGCCGGAACTCTACGGCAGCCTGGCCGAATCGACCGGCAGGGAACGCCCGACCCGAGAGGTGCGTTTCGATGGAGAAGGAGTCTGA